The following proteins come from a genomic window of Amphiura filiformis chromosome 16, Afil_fr2py, whole genome shotgun sequence:
- the LOC140136237 gene encoding LOW QUALITY PROTEIN: CCAAT/enhancer-binding protein gamma-like (The sequence of the model RefSeq protein was modified relative to this genomic sequence to represent the inferred CDS: inserted 1 base in 1 codon; substituted 1 base at 1 genomic stop codon): MEAGNENDTSEQSSQVPSDNRKSXGGKATPPGKSAKKYLXRQGECEYKKRHERNNIAVRKSRDKSRQQAQETMARVNELKTENANLEQKVTILSKELSLLKDLFLAHAEELPDPSTTFGLYNSNLACGMVDATAAAVVAAVGVRKRMKKTTRRITLPRLS; encoded by the exons ATGGAAGCGGGCAACGAAAATGACACTTCCGAGCAAAGCAGTCAGGTCCCGAGCGACAATCGTAAAA GGGGTGGGAAGGCGACCCCGCCAGGCAAATCGGCCAAGAAGTACCTGTAACGACAAGGAGAGTGCGAGTACAAGAAGCGCCATGAACGCAACAACATCGCGGTGCGCAAGAGTCGTGACAAGAGCAGACAGCAGGCTCAAGAGACAATGGCTCGAGTCAATGAGCTGAAAACGGAGAATGCTAACCTGGAGCAGAAGGTAACGATCTTATCCAAGGAGCTGAGCCTGTTGAAGGATCTGTTTCTGGCCCATGCTGAGGAGCTACCTGATCCAAGCACTACGTTTGGATTGTATAACTCTAATCTTGCCTGCGGGATGGTCGACGCGACAGCAGCTGCAGTGGTGGCAGCAGTGGGAGTACGCAAGAGGATGAAGAAAACGACCAGGAGAATAACTCTCCCAAGGTTGTCGTAG
- the LOC140136232 gene encoding uncharacterized protein codes for MDSTANFYDTDFFGTETPEKNQKFLFESADPIDFSDDIGGLYEHENSIDFSRYIHQSGEQPNPNFDILQNFGLSTSPPKPHEFTFPSTLIKIKPDPDAPDVDDIVSEIDTAPCTPAVTDSNPASPRYDSDDTTGEHMPQIDELQEGEAVPSTGNYYIQDGQSSHQQLVFYQEPSETASEPSSAQSSPGGPRSKGGAKRGRARNLLDKESEEYRQKRERNNVAVRKSRMKSKEKHVGLQKRVDELASENSRLNKKVELLTKELTVLKSLFTNVGKQPPKQLLSVLPQ; via the exons ATGGATTCTACTGCTAACTTCTACGACACCGATTTCTTCGGAACTGAAACACCAGAGAAAAACCAAAAATTCCTTTTCGAGTCTGCTGATCCAATTGATTTCAGTGACGACATTGGTGGACTTTACGAACACGAGAACAGTATAGACTTTAGCAGATACATACATCAGTCGGGAGAACAACCTAACCCGAACTTTGATATTCTGCAGAATTTTGGACTTTCTACATCGCCACCCAAACCGCACGAATTCACTTTTCCTTCGACATTGATCAAAATCAAGCCAGATCCAGACGCACCTGACGTCGACGACATCGTATCAGAAATTGATACGGCACCTTGTACACCAGCTGTAACTGATAGTAATCCAG CTTCTCCAAGGTACGATTCAGACGACACCACGGGTGAACACATGCCTCAGATAGACGAGCTGCAGGAAGGGGAGGCCGTGCCGTCAACCGGCAACTACTACATCCAAGACGGCCAGAGTTCCCACCAGCAGCTAGTGTTCTACCAAGAGCCCAGTGAGACTGCGTCAGAGCCCAGCAGTGCCCAGAGCAGCCCAGGAGGTCCTCGCAGCAAAGGTGGCGCTAAACGAGGAAGAGCACGGAATCTGCTGGATAAAGAATCGGAGGAATACCGACAGAAGCGTGAACGAAACAATGTTGCAGTAAGAAAGAGCAGAATGAAGAGCAAAGAAAAGCATGTTGGGCTCCAGAAGCGGGTAGATGAGCTGGCGTCAGAAAATTCAAGACTGAATAAGAAAGTTGAACTTCTCACAAAAGAATTAACTGTTCTGAAAAGCCTCTTTACAAATGTTGGGAAGCAGCCACCAAAGCAGCTTCTCAGTGTCCTACCACAATGA